TGCTGTTGCTGTCCGGTGGGGTCTTCGCCGACCGCTTCGGCCGCAAGCGCGTGTTCCTGGCCGGGGTCGCGGTGTTCACCGCCGCGTCCCTGCTGTGCGCCGTGGCACCCTCGATCGGCTGGCTGATCGCCGGCCGGGTGGTGCAGGGCATCGGGGCGGCGGCGCTGAGCCCCGCGTCACTGGCCCTGCTCGGCGCGGCGTACCCGGTCCCCGGTGAGCGCGTCAAGGCGATCGGACTGTGGGCCGGGTTCAGCGGCATCGGGCTGGCGGCCGGACCGCTGGCCGGCGGCATCCTCGTCGAGGCGTTCGGCTGGCCGGCCATCTTCCTGGTGAACCTGCCGATCGGCGTGGTGCTGCTGCTGGCCGGGATGCGCGTCCTGACCGAATCGCGCAACACCGGCGCGCCGGCGATCGACGTGCCCGGGACGGTCCTGTCCGTCCTCGGCGTGGGGGCGCTGACGTACGGGCTGATCGAAGGCGGCTCGCGGGGCTGGACCGACCCGGTGATCCTGGGCAGCTTCGCGGTGGCGGTGGTGGTGCTCGCGGTGTTCGTCGCCGTCGAGGGGCGCCGGAAGGCGCCGATGCTGCCGCTGCGGCTGTTCCGGGAGCGGCTGTTCAGCGTGGCCAACACGGCCATGGTCGTGGTCGGGTTCGCGTTGATGGGTTCGTCCTTCTTCTTCTCCCAGTTCTTCGTGTCCGTGCAGGGCAGCTCGATCCTGGTGGCCGGGCTCCAGACCCTGCCCGCGACCCTGGCGATGGTCGTGGTGAGCCCGTTCGCGGGTCGGCTCGCCGCCCGGCACGGCTTCCGGATCGTGGTCACCGCCGGCCTGGCGGTCGCCGGGGCGGGCCTGCTCACCCTCGGCTTCGCGGACGCGAGCACGGGATACGGGAACGTGTGGTGGCGGCTCGCGCTGACCGGCATCGGGTTCGCGCTCACCATGTCGCCGCTGACCGGCGCGGCCATCCAGGCGGTCAGCCCGCGGGAGGGCGGGCTCGCGTCGGGAGCCAGCAGCACGGCCCGGCAGATCGGCGCGGTGCTCGGCGTGGCCGTGCTCGGGGCCGTCGTCCGGGGCCGGGAGGCCGCCGGGGCGTCCTTCGGGGCCGGGCTGGGCAGCGCCTTCGTCGTGGCCGGTGCGGTCACGCTGGTCACGGCCGTGGTCACCGGCGTGTGGCTGGCGCGATCGCGGACCGTGTGAGCCGATTAACTTAGACAACCTAAGCAATAACGCTTAGGCTAGCTAAGTGAATCCAGGAGTAGCAGAGCTCGCGCGTGAGCTGCGCCCGCTGGTCTTCCGCCTGTACTACGTGGTGCGGCGGCTGACCCCGCAGCACCGGCTCACCCTGACCCAGGGGTCGGTGCTGAGCGAGCTGGTCCACGGCGGCCCACGCCGGATGAGCGTCCTCGCCGAGCTCGAGGGCGTCCGCCAGCCGTCCATGACGGACCTGGTCCGCCGGCTGGAGCGGCTCGGCCTGGTCAGCAGGCGGTCCGATCCGGACGACAAGCGCGCGGTGCTGATCGAGGCGACCGAGGCCGGCACGCGGTACGTGACCGAGCTGGTCGTTGCCCGCGAGGAGTTCCTGCGCGAGCGCCTGACTGCCCTGGATCCAGCCGACCGCGACGCGATCGACGCGGCGCTGCCGGCCCTGCGGAGGCTCATCGATCCGGTCAAGAAGGAGGAACTGCTCCCATGAGCAGTCACGGTCACGGCAGCCTGCTGGACGCCCTCAAGGGACAGCCCAAGCAGGTGTGGATCACGGCGTTCGCCGCGGTCATCGCCTTCATGGGGATCGGGCTGGTGGACCCGATCCTGCTGTCCATCGCCAAGGGGCTGCACGCCACGCCGTCCCAGGTCACCCTGCTGTTCTCGTCCTACCTCGGCGTCCAGGTGATCGCCATGCTGGTGACCGGCGCGGCGAGCGCCAAGTTCGGTCCGAAGCGGACGGTCCTCACCGGACTGACGCTGATCGTGGCCGCGACCGCGCTGTGCGCCGCGGCCGGGTCGATCGAGCAGCTGGTCGCGCTGCGTGCCGTGTGGGGATTGGGCAACGCGTTCTTCATCGCCACCGCGCTCTCGGTGATCGTCGGCGCGGCCACCGGTGGCCAGGCCGGCGCGATCCTGCTCTACGAGGCCGCGCTCGGGGTCGGCCTGGCGGTCGGGCCGCTGCTCGGCGCCCTGCTCGGCAGCTTCTCGTGGCGCGGGCCGTTCGTCGGCACCGCGGTGCTGATGGCCGCCGCGCTCGTGCTGTGCTCGATCTTCCTGGCCACCGACAAGCACGACCAACGCGAACCGATCCGGCTGCTCGACCCGCTGCGTGCGCTCAAGCACACCGGCCTGCTGCGCACCTCGATCGGATCGGCCTGCTACACCGCCGCGTTCTTCACCGTGCTGGCCTGGACCCCGTTCGTGCTCGGCTGGAGCGCCGTCGCGGTCGGGCTGGTCTTCTGCGGCTGGGGCCTGTGCGTCGCGGTCGCCGGTGTGGTGCTCGCGCCGAAACTGGCCGGGAAGCTGGGTGAACGGCACGCCACTGTGGTGTCCGTGCTCGGCTACGCGGTGCTGATGGTGGTGCTCGTGGTGCCGGCCAAGCCGGTGGTCGTGGCCGCCGTGATCGTCTCCGGGCTGGTGTCCGGACTGCTGAACACCCTGTTCACCGGCACCGCCATGTCGATCAGCGACGCGCCGCGGCCGGTGGCCAGCGCGGGCTACAACTTCTGCCGCTGGCTCGGTGGCGCGGTCGCCGCGACGCTGGTCGGGCACGTCGCCGAGTGGCTCGGGTCGGAGCACGCCCCGTTCGTCGTGGCCGCGATCCTGTGCGTCGTGGCCGGTGGTCTGCTCGCGGTGCGGACCAAGGCCGCCGACCCGCACGAGGTGCCGCGTGAGGCGGTGCTCGTCGGCGAAGAGCTTTGATCTCTGTTCACCTTCAGTTTCCGGGCACCTGGTCTCCGTCGCTTACCGTCACGGACGTTTCCCCTGACTGAGTGACTGGAGACCAGGTGTCCTTCACCCCCGGGCGGCTGCTGCCCCTCCTGACCCACCCGAGCGGCAGAGCCGCGACCACGTGCCTCTACCGCTGCGGCAACCAGTGCGCGCACGAGGCGCCCAACACCTCGACCAACACCTACTTCGGCGACGTCGTCCAGGCCGTGTCCCGGCGGGGCGCCTTCAAGGCCGGTGCGGTGATGGCCGCCGCGGCCGGCGGATTCGCCGCGATGAACGCCCTCGGCGGGGCCACCGCGACCGCCGCCGTCCCGCCGGCACTCGCCGGCCGGGGACGCCCGGTGCCCGGCACCGACTTCACCCCGGTCCCGCCGAACCGCGCGGACGCGGTCGTCATCCCGGACGGCTGGGCGCAGAACGTGGTGATCCGGTGGGGCGACCCGGTGGTGCCCGGCGCGCCGGAGTTCGACATCGCCCGGCAGACCGCCGCCGCCCAGGCGAAGCAGTTCGGCTACAACAACGACTTCGTCGGGCTCGTCCCGCAGGACCGCCAGGGCAAGCGCTTCCTGATGGTGGTCAACCACGAGTACACCACCGAGACGCAGATGTTCCCGCCCGGCCAGTACGACCCGGCCAACCCCACCGAGGAGCAGGTCAAGATCGGCTGGGCCGCGCACGGCTTGTCCGTCGTGCTCGTCGAGAAGCAGCGCGACGGCGGCCTGTCGGTCGTGCCGAGCCACTACGGGCGCCGCATCACCCTGGACACCACCTTCGAGGTGCGCGGCCCGGCCGCCGGCTCCCAGTACCTGAAGACCTCCGCCGACCCGACCGGCACCAAGGTCCGCGGCACCCAGAACAACTGCTCCGGCGGTGTGACCCCGTGGGGCACCGTGCTCTCCGGCGAGGAGAACTTCCACCAGTACTTCGCCAACTCCGACAAGGTCACCGACCCGGCCGAGCGGGCGCGGCTGACCCGCTACGGCATCGGCAAGGGCACCACCACGCGCAAGTGGGAGCGCTTCGACAAGCGGTGGGACGTGCCGAGCGAGCCCAACGAGGTCAACCGGTTCGGCTGGGTCGTCGAGATCGACCCCAACGACCCGGACTCCACCCCGGTCAAGCACACCGCGCTCGGCCGCTTCAAGCACGAGGCCGCCAACGTCAAGATCACCGCCGACGGGCGGGTCGCCGTGTACTCCGGTGACGACGAGCGCTTCGAGTACATCTACAAGTTCGTGTCCAAGGGCAAGTACAAGCCCGGCACGAGCGCCCACGCCCGCCGCCACAACTCGGCGCTGCTCGACGAAGGCACGCTGTACGTCGCGAAGTTCACCGGTGACAGCCCGGCGGGCCAGATCGACGGCACCGGCAAGCTCCCCGCCGACGGCGAGTTCGACGGCCGCGGCGAGTGGATCCCGCTGGTCAGCGGCAACAAGTCCTTCGTGGACGGTTTCACCGCCGAGGAGGTCTACGTCTTCACGCGCCAGGCTGCCGACAAGGCCGGCGCGACCAAGATGGACCGTCCCGAGGACATCGAGCCCAACCCGGTCAACGGGCGCATCTACGCCGCGCTGACGAACAACACCGACCGCGGCGCGGCCGGCAAGGCCGGCGTGGACGAGGCCAACCCGCGGGTGGGCAACAAGAACGGGCACATCCTGGAGTGGGCGGAGGACCGCGACGACGCGGCCGCCACGACGTTCTCCTGGCGGCTGCTGCTGGTGTGCGGTGACCCGGCCACGGCCGACACCTACTTCGGTGGTTTCCCGAAGGACCAGGTCAGCCCGATCTCCTGCCCCGACAACGTGGCGTTCGACCCGTACGGCAACCTGTGGATCGCCACCGACGGCAACGCGCTCGGCACGAACGACGGCCTCTTCTCGGTGCCGGTGGACGGCCCGGAGCGCGGTCAGGTCAAACAGTTCCTCACGGTGCCGATCGGCGCGGAGACCTGCGGCCCCAACGTGACGAGCGACTTCGTCACGGTCGCGGTGCAGCACCCCGGCGAGGGCGGCACGGTGACCAACCCGCAGTCGCACTGGCCGGACGGCGGCAGCAACCTGCCGCGCCCGGCCGTCGTTTCGGTGTGGCGCAAGCGCCGCTGAACTGATCGGCCCGGCCCCCGGGGAACGCGGTTCCCCGGGGGCCGGGCCGATGCCCCGCTCAGGACTTCCGAGCCGACTCGGCCTTGAGCCGCGCGCCCAGCACGAGGGCGACCAGCGCGCCGGCGACCATGCACACGCCGACCACCCACAACCCGGTGCGCTGGCTGCCCGTCAGGTCCCGCAGCCAGCCCGTCACGTACGGCGCGGCGAACCCGGAGACGTTGCCCAGTGAGTTGATCAGCGCGATCCCTCCGGCGGCCGATGCTCCGGACAGGAACGTCGACGGCAGCGCCCAGAACGTCGGAAACGCGGCACACACCCCCACGGCGCAGATCGTCACCGCGACCATCGCGGCGTACGGGTTGCCCAGGTACAGCGCGATCGGGATGGCCGCCCCGCCGACGATCATCGGCAGCGCCACGTGCCACTTCCGCTCGCGCGTGCGGTCGCCGTGCCGCGCCCAGACCACCATCACCACCGCGGCCACGACGTACGGGATCGCGGTCACCAGACCGGCCTGCACGGTCGACAGCTTCGTCCCGAACTGCTGGGAGAACCCGGCGATGATCGTCGGCAGGAAGAACCCCAGCGCGTAGAGGCCGTAGGCGATCGCGAAGTAGACGAACGCGAGCCCGAGGATGCGCGGGTGGGTCAGGGCCTTGCGCAGCGGCCAGTGGTGCTCGGCCTCGGTCGCCTTGCGCTCGTTGTCCAGCTCGGTGGTCAGCCAGCGGCGCTCGTCCTCGGTGAGCCACTTCGCCTGTTCCGGCCGGTCGGTCAGGTAGAACCAGGTCACGAACCCGAGCAGGATCGCGGGGATGCCCTCGACGAGGAACATGAACCGCCACCCGGACAGCCCGAACGCGCCGTTCCCGTGCGCGATCAGCAGGCTGGACACGGTCGACCCGATCGCCGACGACACCGGCACGGCGGCCATGAACAACGCGATCGCCTTGGCCCGCTGCGCCGCCGGGAACCAGTACGTGAGGTACAGGATGATCCCGGGGAAGAAGCCCGCCTCGGCGACGCCGAGCAGGAACCGCATGATCACCAGCGTGGTCGGGTTGGGCACGAACGCCAGCACCGTGGCGACGATCCCCCAGGTCACCATGATCCGCGCGAGCCAGCGCCGCGCGCCGAACCGGTGCAGCGCGAGGTTGCTGGGCACCTCGAGCACGAGGTAGCCGAGGAAGAAGATGCCGGAGGCGAACCCGAACGCCGTGGCGGACAGCCCCAGCTCCTTGTTCATCCCGTTCGGCCCGGCGAAGCCGATGTTGACCCGGTCCAGGTAGTTCACGAAATACAGCAGGGCCAGGAAGGGCATGATCCGCAGCGCGACCTTGCCCAGAATCCGGTCACCCTCGGCGATCGTCCTCGTTGGCATCCCCGCATTGCATGCCACGACCGGGTGATTCGTCAAGATCGTGCGAGAATCGACTCGATTTCGTCGCCGGTACGCGGCGGCATCCGGTGCGTGCCGCCAGCCGGCCGGGACCAACCACCTAACGTAGGGGTATGCCGGAAAGTCCCCTCGCCCTCGTGACCGGCGCGTCCCGCGGCATCGGCGCCGCCGTCGCCCGCGCGCTCGCCCCGACCCACCGCGTGCTGCTCGGCGGCCGCGACGCCGACGCACTGGCCGAGCAGGCCGCCGAGGCGCCGGGCGCGGAGCCGTGGCCGGTGGACCTGGCCGACCTCGACGGCGTCCGCGCGGCCGTCGCGGGCATCGACCGGCTGGACGTGCTCGTCCACTCGGCGGGCACGGCCGAGCTCGGCACGGTCGAGCAGTCCGGGGCGGCGGTGTGGCGGAAGAACCTCGAGATCAACGTCATTGCGGTGGCTGAGCTGACCCGGCTGCTGCTGCCGGCCCTGCGCGCCGCGCACGGGCACGTCGTGGTCATCAACTCCGGTCAGGGTCTGTCCACCCGGGCCGGCTGGGGGCCGTACGCGGCCAGCAAGCACGCCGTCCGCGCGTTCGCCGACGCCTTGCGCGAGGAGGAGCCCGGGTTGCGCGTGACATCGATTTACCCGGGCCGCACCGACACCGAGATGCAGCAGGGCATCATCGCCGGGGAGGGCAAGGAGTACGCGCCACGGCGGTACCTGCGGCCGGACTCGGTCGCGGCGGCGGTGCTGTCCGCGATCACCGCGGGTCCCGACGCCCACGTCACGGACGTCACCGTCCGGCCCCGCCCGCACTAGTCGTCGGGCCCCAGCGAGCCGACGAACTCGCGGAAGTCGTCCGCCAGGGTGCCGAACTCGCCGGGCGTGCAGGTCAGCACCGCGCGGACGACGGCGCGCTGCTCCGCCCCCTCGCCCATCGCGAGGTAGACCTCGCTGCGCACGAACGTTTCGTCGCCGGTGGTGAACCGCAGCTCCTGCACGAACCCGTCGGCGCCGATGTCGTCCCCGCTCAGCACGGTCACCTCGGCGACGGTCTCGCGCAGGTCGTCCACGGCCTCGGCGGCCACCGTGCGCAACGGCACCGACAACGGCCACACGCCGCCCGTCAGCATGATCCCGGCGGTGTCCGACCGGATCGCGGCGAACGCCGCCTCGTCGGTCGCCACCGGCTCCCAGCCGTCCGGCAGTCCGAAGTGGACGGAAATGGGCAGTGGTGTCATCCGAACAACCCCTTCAGGGACTGGCCGACGTGGGACACGCCCTCACCGAAGTCCTTGACACCTTCGCTGACGGCCTCGACGCCGTTGCCGATCGCGTGCGTCGCCGACTTCGCGGTCTGGGCCACCTTGTGGCCGTCGACCTGCAGGTCGAACCCGAGTTCGCCGCCGAGCCCGACCGCCGCCCCCACGTTGCCCTTGAGGTGGAACTTGCCGTCGTCACCCATGCCCACGTTGAACCCGGCCTCAGCGCCGAAACCGGCCCAGCCCTCCGCGGTCGTGCCCACGCCGACCCCACCGACGTCGGCCGCGCCGCGGAGGCTGCCGCGCGCCCCGGCGAACACCCCGCCCTTGGCGTCGAGCGCGGTCTTCGTGATCCGGACCCCGGCCCGGCCGCGAACGCCGAAGGTGCCCTCGGCCTTGCCGTCCAGGCCGAGCACCCCCGTATCGACACGCCCGGTCGCGGTGGTCTTGAAGCCGTTGATCGACTCGAGTTCCAGCGTGAGGCCCTTCTTGTTCAGCGCGGCCTGGAAGTTGTTCTCGCTGCCGATCATCGTCTCGAGCTTGCCGGTCAGGGTCAGGTCGCCCGCCGTCACCGTGCCGTCGGAGACCTGGTGCAGGAGGTAGGCGTAGTAGCGGTAGCGGCTGAGCTTGCCGTGCTCGGGCGGGATGTACTTGCTGCCGAATTCGTCGTCCTCGGGGCTGGTGATCGCGTGCAGCAGCCCGCCGATCGCGGTGCCCGCCGCGGCCTCGACCGTCCCGAGCATCCGCATGAGGTCGCCGGCCTGGCGGTCGAGCTGCTCACGGGCCCGGTCGAGGATTTCCTGCGCCACCTGCTGGAGCAGGTCGCCCTGTGCGCGCTTCTGCTCGGCCTGCTGCTGCGTGTCTTCGGTGCCGCCCGCGGCGGCCTGCACCGCGGCCTGTTCCTGAGCCCGCTTTCCTTCGTCCCAGGTGGCGATGGCTTCGCCGGCTTGCCGCTGCGCCCAGTGCAGGGTGTCGGCGTAAGCGGAGAGCCCGTCCGCGACCGTGGACAGGCTGTCGGACGCCTTCAGCCACTGCGGCGGTAACCACTGGATCAGCTCCCCGAACGCGTTGGAGGCGGCGCCCTGCCAGCCCGGCACGCGGAACCCGGACAGCTTCGATCCCATCCCGTCGAACTGTTCCGCCTGGTCGAGCAGGGTCCGCACGTGCTCGGCGATGGTCTCCGGCGAGCCGGGGATCAGCTCGCGCGGGTCCTTTGTGGAGCCGAGCTCGGCGCTCACTGCCCGGCCTGGCGGATGAGGGTCTCGTTGCCCAGTTCCATGCCCCGGTACACCGTGGCCGCATCCTGGAGCGCGGAACCGGTGAGGTCCACCCGCTCGTGCAGCACCCGCGCGGCGATGCGGGCCAGCCCGGCGAACTCGGCGAGTTTGCTCGCGAGGCCGGCGTGGCCGTAGACCTCGGCGTTCGGGGTCACCGCGGCGAGCGCACCGGTGTCCAGGTCGGTCAGCAGGTTGGTGATGTGACCAGCGGCTGTTTCCAGGCCGTCGGGGTCCGCTTCCAGTACTTCGAGTACTCCCCACACGAGTGTCGATGAAAGCGGGGGTTCGGGAACGCCGGGTGAATGAGCGTCACCGGATCGGTGAACCGGCCGGGAAGATCATCACCGTCCGATGTGACCGCTCCCTCAGGCGCGCAGCCGGGCGGCCGCCTCCCGCGCGGCGGACTGGACCTTGGCGCGGTCCACGCGCACCGTCTCGCCGCCGGCCACGACCTGCTCACCGGCTACCCACACGTCCCGCACCTGCCGCGATCCGGACGCCCACACCAGGTTCGAGATCACCTGCTCGTCCGGCTCGTCCAGCCCGGTGGCGAACGCGGGCCCGTCCGGGTCGACGTGCACGAGGTCGGCCCAGCGGCCGGGTGCCAGCGCGCCGATGTCGTCGCGCCCCAGCGCGTCGGCGCCGCCGCGGGTGGCGAGCAGCAGCGCGTCCCGCGCCCGTAGCGCGGTGGAGTCCTCGGTGGACAGCCGGGCGAACATCGCGGAGAGCTGGACCTCCTCCCACAGGTCGAGGTCGTCGTTGCTGGCCGGCCCGTCCGTGCCGAGCCCGACGGCGACCGCGGCCGCGCGCAGGTCGGTCAACCGCGCGATGCCGGACGCCAGTTTCGCGTTCGACCCCGGGCAGTGCGCCACTCCGGTCCCGCGCGCGGCGAATATCGCGATGTCCTCATCGGACAGGTGGACGGCGTGCGCGGCGAGCGTCCGGCCGCGCAGCAGCCCGATCTCGTCCAGCAGGCGGGGCACCGAACCGGACTCCGCGCGCTGCTTGGCGTCCTCGTCCGCCGCCTCGGCGACGTGGATCTGCACGAGCGCACCCCGCGCGGCGGCCGATTCGGCGACCTGCCGCAGCGCCTCGACCGGCAGCATGTACGCCGAGTGCGGCGCGTAGGACAACTCGATCCGCTCGCCGGGGCCGAACCGCAGGCCGTCGGTGTCGATCCACCGGTCGGCCGCCTCGACCATGCGCCGCCAGTCGATGCCGGGCAGGTCGATGATCGGGCCGCCGAGCACCGCCCTGGCGCCGCTCTCCAGCACCGCCTCGGCCATCTGCTCGGCGAAGAAGTACATCTCCGCGCTGGTGGTCACACCGTGCCGGAGCATCTCGACCGAGCCGAGCAGCATCCCGGCCCGCACGTCCTCGGCGCGCAGTTTCGCCTCGGCCGGCCAGATGATCTCGTGCAGCCAGCGCAGCAGGGGCAGGTCGCCGCCCATACCGCGGAGCAGCGTCATCGGGGTGTGCGCGTGCGTGTTGACCAGACCGGGCAGCAGGATGCCCGGCAGCCGGGTGGTCGGCAGCTCCCCGGGCGCGTCGGCGGCGGGACCGCAGAACGTGATCCGCCCGTCGTCGCCGACGTCGACCACGCCGTCCCGGACTACCGAGCAGGCGGGATCACAGGGCAGGACGACCGGGGCACGGAGACGCTGCGGCATCCCCGGATTCTATGTGCCCGGCCGCCGCCGCCGGTGTGCTCCCACTCGCGCCGCGGGTGCGTTCACTCCATCAGCCCGCTGCGCCACGCCCACGCGGCGATCTCCACCCGGTTCCGCGCGCCGACCTTGCCCTGCACGGCGGCGAGGTGGGTCTTGACCGTGGACAGCGACATGTACAGCTGGGTGCCGATCTCGGTGTTCGTCAGGCCACGGGCGGCCGCTCGGACCACGTCCAGCTCCCGGGCCGTCAGCGGTTCCTTCGGCGGCGACACCGACCGCCGCGCGGACGCGCCCTCGAAGTGCTTCAACAGCCGCACCGTCACCTGTGGCGACACCAGCGCGTCGCCCCGGTGCGCGGCCCGGATCGCCTCGATCAGCAGCGCCGGCCCGGCGTCCTTCAGCAGGAAGCCGCTCGCCCCGTTGCCCAGGGCCGTGTGCACGTACTCGTCCAGGTCGAACGTCGTCACCACGACCACCTTCAACGGGTCGGCCACGTCCGGCCCGGCGAGCTGGCGCGTCACCTCCAGCCCGTCCAGCCCGGGCATCCGGATGTCGAGCAGGCACACGTCCGGGCGCAGCGCCCGCGCCTTCGTCACCGCCGCCACCCCGTCCTCGACGTCGGCGACCACCTCGATGTCGTCCTGGGCGTCGAGGATCATCCGAAACCCCATCCGCACCATGCTCTGGTCGTCGGCGATCAGTACGCGAATCAAGCCTTTTCCTCCACCGGCAACCACGCCTCCACCACCCAGCCCCCGTCCGGTGCCGGGCCCGCGGCGAGCCGGCCGTGCAGCAGCTCGACCCGCTCGCGCATCCCGACCAGACCGTAGCCGCCCGAACCGCCGGCCGGGCGCGCCGCCACCTCCTTGCCGTCGTCGGCCACCCGGATGTGCAGCTCGCCGTCCAGCACCTCGGCCAGCACGCACGCGCGCGTCGCCCCCAGTGCGTGTTTGCCGATGTTCGTCAGCGACTCCTGCACGATCCGCAACGCCGACCGCGCCACCTCCTGCGGCAGGTCCTCCGGCACCCGCACGTCGGCCTGCACCTCGACGCCGTGGTGCCCGGATTCGGCGAGCCGCCGCAGGTCCGCGGCGAGGTCCATGGTGGCCTGGCCGGTGACCGCGTCCGCGCCCGCGCCCGCGCGCATGCTGCCCACCAGCCGCCGCATCGCGGTCATCGCCTCGGTGCCCGCCGCCTCGATGCGCCCGATGACCTCCAGCGCCACCTTCGGGTTCTGGTCCGCGATCACCCGGGCCGCCTGCGCCTGCACGATGATCCCGGTGACGTGGTGCGCCACCAGGTCGTGCAGCTCGCGCGCCAGCGCCATCCGTTCGGAGTTCTGCGCGTCGGTCACCGCGGCCTCCACCACCTTGCGGCGTTCGGAGTCACGCGCCCGGAAGTAGAGCCCGAACGCCACCGCGATGCCGAGCAGCAGGACCGCGCCGACCGCCAGGCTGGGCAGCTCGACCATCCGCCACGAACTCCGCCTGAAGATCAGCGCGGTCAGCGTCGTGATCGCGACCGCCACCGACAACAGCGCGATCACGCCCCACGCCCGCCACGGCTCGGCGAAGCGCACCAGCAGGATCACCACGATGGTCCCGGCGATCACCTCGGTGACCGGCACCCCGCCGACCAACCAATGCTCCTCGGACGGCCCGATCAATATCGCCGGGGCGGTGACGAAGATGATCGCGGCGAGCAGGAGACCGGCCCGCAGCGGGCGGTGGGTCGCGTAGACCGTCGCGGCGGCCGCGGCGACCGAGCACAGCAGCGCGGGAAGGGCGAGCATGGTGCTCGTGCTTCCCACCTGGTACAGCTCCAGGAACAGCGGGAGGCTCAGCCCGCCGATCAGCGGCCATTGCTCGCGGACGACCTGGCGCGCCGGGCTGTCCGGCCGTAGCGGCGGCTCACGACGGAAGTACAGCCCGGCGGGTACCACCACGATCAGCAGCACCGCGCCG
The sequence above is a segment of the Amycolatopsis viridis genome. Coding sequences within it:
- a CDS encoding MFS transporter — its product is MTTVGSPVDTGSRSGRAALLVMTCLGQFMVLLDSTIVGAALPDMAQRLHTGLTGLQWIVDAYVLLVAMLLLSGGVFADRFGRKRVFLAGVAVFTAASLLCAVAPSIGWLIAGRVVQGIGAAALSPASLALLGAAYPVPGERVKAIGLWAGFSGIGLAAGPLAGGILVEAFGWPAIFLVNLPIGVVLLLAGMRVLTESRNTGAPAIDVPGTVLSVLGVGALTYGLIEGGSRGWTDPVILGSFAVAVVVLAVFVAVEGRRKAPMLPLRLFRERLFSVANTAMVVVGFALMGSSFFFSQFFVSVQGSSILVAGLQTLPATLAMVVVSPFAGRLAARHGFRIVVTAGLAVAGAGLLTLGFADASTGYGNVWWRLALTGIGFALTMSPLTGAAIQAVSPREGGLASGASSTARQIGAVLGVAVLGAVVRGREAAGASFGAGLGSAFVVAGAVTLVTAVVTGVWLARSRTV
- a CDS encoding MarR family winged helix-turn-helix transcriptional regulator — encoded protein: MNPGVAELARELRPLVFRLYYVVRRLTPQHRLTLTQGSVLSELVHGGPRRMSVLAELEGVRQPSMTDLVRRLERLGLVSRRSDPDDKRAVLIEATEAGTRYVTELVVAREEFLRERLTALDPADRDAIDAALPALRRLIDPVKKEELLP
- a CDS encoding MFS transporter; the encoded protein is MSSHGHGSLLDALKGQPKQVWITAFAAVIAFMGIGLVDPILLSIAKGLHATPSQVTLLFSSYLGVQVIAMLVTGAASAKFGPKRTVLTGLTLIVAATALCAAAGSIEQLVALRAVWGLGNAFFIATALSVIVGAATGGQAGAILLYEAALGVGLAVGPLLGALLGSFSWRGPFVGTAVLMAAALVLCSIFLATDKHDQREPIRLLDPLRALKHTGLLRTSIGSACYTAAFFTVLAWTPFVLGWSAVAVGLVFCGWGLCVAVAGVVLAPKLAGKLGERHATVVSVLGYAVLMVVLVVPAKPVVVAAVIVSGLVSGLLNTLFTGTAMSISDAPRPVASAGYNFCRWLGGAVAATLVGHVAEWLGSEHAPFVVAAILCVVAGGLLAVRTKAADPHEVPREAVLVGEEL
- a CDS encoding PhoX family protein, yielding MSFTPGRLLPLLTHPSGRAATTCLYRCGNQCAHEAPNTSTNTYFGDVVQAVSRRGAFKAGAVMAAAAGGFAAMNALGGATATAAVPPALAGRGRPVPGTDFTPVPPNRADAVVIPDGWAQNVVIRWGDPVVPGAPEFDIARQTAAAQAKQFGYNNDFVGLVPQDRQGKRFLMVVNHEYTTETQMFPPGQYDPANPTEEQVKIGWAAHGLSVVLVEKQRDGGLSVVPSHYGRRITLDTTFEVRGPAAGSQYLKTSADPTGTKVRGTQNNCSGGVTPWGTVLSGEENFHQYFANSDKVTDPAERARLTRYGIGKGTTTRKWERFDKRWDVPSEPNEVNRFGWVVEIDPNDPDSTPVKHTALGRFKHEAANVKITADGRVAVYSGDDERFEYIYKFVSKGKYKPGTSAHARRHNSALLDEGTLYVAKFTGDSPAGQIDGTGKLPADGEFDGRGEWIPLVSGNKSFVDGFTAEEVYVFTRQAADKAGATKMDRPEDIEPNPVNGRIYAALTNNTDRGAAGKAGVDEANPRVGNKNGHILEWAEDRDDAAATTFSWRLLLVCGDPATADTYFGGFPKDQVSPISCPDNVAFDPYGNLWIATDGNALGTNDGLFSVPVDGPERGQVKQFLTVPIGAETCGPNVTSDFVTVAVQHPGEGGTVTNPQSHWPDGGSNLPRPAVVSVWRKRR
- a CDS encoding MFS transporter; translation: MPTRTIAEGDRILGKVALRIMPFLALLYFVNYLDRVNIGFAGPNGMNKELGLSATAFGFASGIFFLGYLVLEVPSNLALHRFGARRWLARIMVTWGIVATVLAFVPNPTTLVIMRFLLGVAEAGFFPGIILYLTYWFPAAQRAKAIALFMAAVPVSSAIGSTVSSLLIAHGNGAFGLSGWRFMFLVEGIPAILLGFVTWFYLTDRPEQAKWLTEDERRWLTTELDNERKATEAEHHWPLRKALTHPRILGLAFVYFAIAYGLYALGFFLPTIIAGFSQQFGTKLSTVQAGLVTAIPYVVAAVVMVVWARHGDRTRERKWHVALPMIVGGAAIPIALYLGNPYAAMVAVTICAVGVCAAFPTFWALPSTFLSGASAAGGIALINSLGNVSGFAAPYVTGWLRDLTGSQRTGLWVVGVCMVAGALVALVLGARLKAESARKS
- a CDS encoding SDR family oxidoreductase encodes the protein MPESPLALVTGASRGIGAAVARALAPTHRVLLGGRDADALAEQAAEAPGAEPWPVDLADLDGVRAAVAGIDRLDVLVHSAGTAELGTVEQSGAAVWRKNLEINVIAVAELTRLLLPALRAAHGHVVVINSGQGLSTRAGWGPYAASKHAVRAFADALREEEPGLRVTSIYPGRTDTEMQQGIIAGEGKEYAPRRYLRPDSVAAAVLSAITAGPDAHVTDVTVRPRPH
- a CDS encoding putative T7SS-secreted protein, which gives rise to MSAELGSTKDPRELIPGSPETIAEHVRTLLDQAEQFDGMGSKLSGFRVPGWQGAASNAFGELIQWLPPQWLKASDSLSTVADGLSAYADTLHWAQRQAGEAIATWDEGKRAQEQAAVQAAAGGTEDTQQQAEQKRAQGDLLQQVAQEILDRAREQLDRQAGDLMRMLGTVEAAAGTAIGGLLHAITSPEDDEFGSKYIPPEHGKLSRYRYYAYLLHQVSDGTVTAGDLTLTGKLETMIGSENNFQAALNKKGLTLELESINGFKTTATGRVDTGVLGLDGKAEGTFGVRGRAGVRITKTALDAKGGVFAGARGSLRGAADVGGVGVGTTAEGWAGFGAEAGFNVGMGDDGKFHLKGNVGAAVGLGGELGFDLQVDGHKVAQTAKSATHAIGNGVEAVSEGVKDFGEGVSHVGQSLKGLFG